A genome region from Alicyclobacillus acidocaldarius subsp. acidocaldarius DSM 446 includes the following:
- a CDS encoding cation diffusion facilitator family transporter, giving the protein MSHSHEGHPHGHHHAHGGGHAHEGEWLHVHAPADKMRLAFWLTALVFLAELLGGLVSGSLALMSDAGHVLTDMAALGLSWYALRQAERPSDARMTFGYHRAGILAALMNALLLLGVTGWVMVEAWNRLQHPRPIEPLWMSLSALVGVVVNLGMALAMRGEDNLNVQSAVLHMVGDMAASLGVIAAGAVIAWTHWEPIDPILSVAIALAIAYGAIRLARRATRILMEGAPADVNARDVVEAILTVQGVRGVHDLHIWSIANGHNALSCHVEMDGITTVSETQGVIREIEHRLRHLNIGHVTVQVEDEAHPHAPSVFCAQENQGARQADVNGAGGEGSRSPRQRR; this is encoded by the coding sequence ATGTCCCATTCGCATGAAGGCCATCCGCATGGTCATCATCACGCGCATGGTGGCGGGCACGCGCACGAAGGCGAATGGCTGCATGTGCACGCGCCGGCCGACAAGATGCGCCTCGCGTTCTGGTTGACGGCGTTGGTGTTTCTCGCGGAACTTCTCGGTGGGTTGGTGTCCGGCAGTTTGGCGCTCATGTCCGACGCGGGCCACGTCCTTACGGACATGGCCGCGCTCGGGCTCTCCTGGTACGCCCTCCGGCAGGCCGAGAGGCCGTCCGATGCGCGCATGACGTTTGGCTATCATCGCGCAGGCATTCTGGCCGCGCTGATGAACGCGCTGCTGCTGCTCGGCGTCACCGGATGGGTGATGGTCGAGGCGTGGAACCGCCTGCAACATCCTCGGCCGATTGAGCCGCTGTGGATGTCGCTTAGCGCTCTGGTCGGCGTCGTGGTCAACCTCGGCATGGCGCTTGCCATGCGCGGCGAAGACAATCTGAACGTGCAAAGCGCCGTGCTCCACATGGTGGGCGACATGGCGGCGTCGCTCGGCGTGATCGCGGCGGGCGCCGTGATCGCGTGGACGCACTGGGAGCCCATCGATCCGATTTTGAGCGTGGCCATCGCGCTCGCCATCGCGTACGGCGCCATTCGGCTGGCGCGCCGCGCCACGCGCATCCTGATGGAGGGCGCGCCGGCCGACGTGAATGCCCGCGACGTGGTGGAGGCCATCCTCACGGTGCAAGGCGTGCGCGGCGTGCATGATCTCCACATCTGGTCCATCGCCAACGGGCACAATGCGCTCTCGTGCCATGTGGAGATGGATGGCATCACGACGGTGTCGGAGACCCAGGGCGTGATCCGGGAAATCGAGCACCGGCTGCGCCATCTCAACATCGGGCACGTCACCGTGCAGGTGGAGGACGAGGCACATCCTCATGCTCCGAGCGTCTTCTGCGCCCAGGAAAACCAGGGTGCTCGCCAGGCCGACGTCAATGGAGCGGGCGGTGAAGGTTCAAGATCACCACGCCAGCGACGATGA
- a CDS encoding adenosylcobalamin-dependent ribonucleoside-diphosphate reductase → MAIEQRERPMLDLNDDDYLGPTGEKIVADRYLLKDIRKEALAPGALVVAVLDKKRAYHELARVKAVDRDADQVTVELRDGSIVDLPVSQVDVLLETSPRQMWRRVARGAAAVTRQPEVWEEAFYELQKGWRYVPGGRINASLGTGMQVTSYNCFVIPNVGPDLRDYAESFGQTLEIQARSGGVGMNLSRIPPQGTLIPVSTASRKAELMLVLDAWHPDLVDFLETEYPHSTKLVRADAAFWRAVEEDDEWVFRFPDTSVEGYDEKWAGDLDAWLRQGLPVEEHGRIRARELMEKILASDAHLVPQAVGFCLSPGDSRSTIARTLGDMWEAMRDGKRVSLVLSSLRPRYSYVRGVNGRSSGAYSWGLLYDKGNQVFGEGFGPVGVGEIMSVGCQLTLQGGSRRGALMLILNDRHADLPKFIRAKQVDGVITGANISVGVSEEFMQAKRRGESWQLGFVPPSHREAFDGDFGRWLEEGKPFEVTETISAAKLWRDICESAWKSAEPGVVFLGRANAMSNSWYFNPLVATNPCGEQPLPPYGICNLGAVVLARFANGFRDSGVRTEFSDPEREAYVRSLLLEKFPADEAEFLLHHIRWEELELTTRRGIRFQDAVIDATYYPFEENRQNQMSERRVGLGIMGLHDLMLYCGIRYGSEESVKLIDVLMGLMAEWAYLESVELAKEYGPFPKFDAEKFLQSGFMRHMAAERPHVVEAIRKHGVRNVTTMTIAPTGTTGTMVGCSTGCEPYYAWSYFRNSRLGLFEEHAAIVEQYRREHPSEESLPPYFVTAMELTPEEHVRVQAALQRWIDSSISKTCNAPHSYTVEDTVKLYDLAYELGCKGITIYRDGSRSEQVLSLKKDDQAGDGEGAKDTAASAPVEKSAQPAQVAPGGYVKRRRPDVLYGATYRKETPLGKAFITINDDPDTHMATEVFVNVGKAGSDVYAANEALGRAITLYLRESNNPNREAELVKHFSGIGGQNAVGFGAQRITSVPDAIAKALIEHAETFPLRHMAARQAATSAPDEGDGAKPSELRAYSIAKDWCPECHQHTLIRQGGCYECEACGYSKC, encoded by the coding sequence ATGGCCATCGAACAACGGGAGAGGCCCATGCTGGACCTGAACGACGACGATTACCTGGGACCGACCGGTGAAAAGATCGTCGCCGACCGGTATTTGCTGAAGGACATCCGCAAGGAAGCGCTCGCGCCAGGGGCGCTCGTCGTCGCCGTGTTGGACAAGAAGCGCGCGTACCACGAGCTCGCGCGCGTGAAGGCGGTGGACCGCGATGCGGATCAGGTGACGGTGGAGCTCCGGGACGGATCGATCGTGGATCTGCCGGTGAGCCAGGTGGACGTGCTGCTCGAAACCTCTCCTCGGCAGATGTGGCGGCGTGTCGCCCGCGGCGCCGCAGCGGTCACGCGGCAGCCGGAGGTGTGGGAAGAGGCGTTCTACGAGCTTCAGAAGGGCTGGCGCTACGTCCCAGGCGGGCGAATCAACGCGTCCCTCGGGACGGGCATGCAGGTGACGAGCTACAACTGCTTCGTCATCCCGAACGTCGGCCCCGACCTTCGCGACTACGCCGAATCGTTCGGCCAGACGCTTGAAATCCAGGCGCGAAGCGGCGGCGTGGGCATGAACCTGTCTCGCATTCCGCCTCAGGGCACGCTCATTCCCGTCAGCACCGCGTCGCGGAAGGCAGAGCTCATGCTGGTCCTGGACGCCTGGCACCCCGACCTCGTCGACTTTTTGGAGACCGAGTACCCTCATTCCACGAAACTCGTCCGCGCCGACGCCGCGTTTTGGCGCGCCGTGGAGGAGGACGACGAATGGGTGTTTCGGTTTCCGGATACGTCGGTGGAGGGGTATGACGAGAAATGGGCGGGCGATCTCGACGCCTGGTTGCGCCAGGGCCTGCCCGTCGAGGAGCATGGGCGCATCCGCGCGCGCGAGCTGATGGAAAAGATCCTGGCCTCCGACGCTCACCTTGTCCCGCAGGCTGTCGGATTCTGCCTGAGTCCTGGGGACAGCCGCAGCACCATCGCGAGAACGCTCGGGGACATGTGGGAGGCGATGCGGGACGGCAAGCGCGTATCGCTCGTTCTGTCGTCGCTTCGCCCGCGCTACAGCTACGTCCGCGGCGTGAACGGGCGATCGTCCGGCGCTTATTCGTGGGGGCTTTTGTACGACAAGGGCAATCAGGTGTTCGGCGAGGGCTTCGGCCCCGTGGGCGTTGGGGAAATCATGAGCGTGGGCTGCCAGCTCACGCTTCAGGGCGGTTCCCGCCGCGGCGCCCTCATGCTCATTCTGAACGACCGTCACGCCGACCTGCCCAAGTTTATCCGCGCGAAGCAAGTTGACGGCGTCATCACGGGTGCCAACATCAGCGTCGGCGTGTCCGAGGAGTTCATGCAGGCAAAACGCCGCGGCGAGTCTTGGCAGCTCGGATTTGTCCCGCCGTCCCACCGCGAGGCGTTCGATGGGGATTTCGGGCGCTGGCTCGAAGAAGGCAAACCCTTCGAGGTCACGGAAACCATCTCCGCTGCAAAGCTGTGGCGCGACATCTGTGAGTCGGCGTGGAAATCGGCCGAGCCGGGCGTCGTGTTTTTGGGACGAGCCAACGCGATGAGCAACTCGTGGTATTTCAACCCGCTCGTCGCCACGAATCCGTGTGGGGAGCAGCCACTCCCACCCTATGGGATTTGCAACCTCGGCGCGGTCGTGCTCGCTCGGTTTGCGAACGGCTTTCGCGACAGTGGCGTTCGGACCGAATTCTCCGATCCTGAGCGCGAGGCCTATGTGCGATCCCTCCTTCTCGAGAAGTTCCCCGCGGACGAGGCGGAGTTTCTCCTGCATCACATTCGCTGGGAGGAGCTCGAGCTCACGACGCGCCGAGGGATTCGGTTTCAGGATGCCGTGATCGACGCGACCTACTATCCGTTCGAAGAAAACCGGCAGAACCAGATGTCGGAGCGCCGCGTGGGGCTTGGCATCATGGGGCTGCATGATCTGATGCTCTACTGCGGCATTCGATACGGATCGGAAGAAAGCGTCAAGCTGATCGACGTGCTGATGGGGCTCATGGCGGAGTGGGCGTATCTCGAGTCCGTGGAGCTGGCGAAGGAGTACGGGCCGTTCCCGAAGTTCGACGCGGAGAAGTTCCTGCAATCCGGCTTCATGCGCCATATGGCGGCGGAGCGCCCGCATGTGGTCGAGGCCATTCGCAAGCATGGCGTGCGAAACGTCACGACCATGACCATTGCGCCCACCGGCACGACGGGCACGATGGTCGGGTGCTCGACCGGGTGCGAGCCGTACTACGCGTGGTCGTATTTCCGCAACTCGCGCCTCGGCCTGTTCGAGGAACACGCGGCCATCGTCGAGCAATATCGGCGCGAACATCCGAGCGAGGAGAGCCTGCCGCCCTACTTCGTCACCGCCATGGAGCTCACGCCGGAGGAGCACGTCCGCGTGCAGGCCGCGCTGCAGCGATGGATCGACAGCTCCATCTCCAAGACGTGCAACGCGCCGCACTCGTACACGGTGGAAGACACCGTGAAATTGTACGATCTCGCCTACGAGCTCGGCTGCAAGGGCATCACCATCTACCGAGACGGATCGCGCAGCGAGCAGGTGTTGTCGCTGAAGAAGGACGACCAGGCGGGAGATGGCGAGGGGGCCAAGGACACGGCAGCTTCCGCGCCGGTCGAGAAGTCGGCGCAACCGGCCCAGGTTGCTCCGGGCGGATACGTCAAGCGCCGGCGCCCCGACGTGCTGTATGGAGCGACGTACCGCAAGGAGACGCCGCTCGGAAAGGCGTTCATCACCATCAACGACGATCCGGACACGCACATGGCCACTGAGGTGTTCGTGAACGTCGGCAAGGCCGGATCGGACGTGTATGCGGCGAACGAGGCGCTCGGCCGGGCCATCACGCTGTACCTGCGCGAGTCGAACAACCCGAACCGCGAGGCGGAGTTGGTGAAACACTTCTCCGGCATCGGGGGCCAAAATGCCGTGGGCTTCGGCGCGCAGCGCATCACGTCGGTGCCGGACGCCATCGCGAAGGCCCTGATCGAGCACGCCGAGACGTTCCCGCTCCGCCACATGGCGGCGCGCCAGGCGGCGACGTCTGCGCCGGACGAGGGCGACGGGGCGAAGCCGTCGGAGCTGAGGGCGTATTCCATCGCGAAGGATTGGTGTCCCGAGTGCCATCAGCACACGCTGATTCGCCAGGGCGGGTGCTACGAATGTGAGGCGTGCGGCTATAGCAAATGTTGA
- the nrdR gene encoding transcriptional regulator NrdR yields MKCPYCGADNTRVIESRPGEDGTTIRRRRECIHEACGRRFTTYERVEQRPLMVVKKDQKREEFSRDKLYRGIMKACEKRPIPAETLEAVCDEIERKLRLEYEREVPSSVIGERVMDALRELDGVAYVRFASVYREFRDVETLLKEVLALIGDRARAVERPAQADKPSGDGTSFARG; encoded by the coding sequence ATGAAATGCCCGTATTGCGGAGCGGACAACACGCGCGTCATCGAGTCGAGGCCCGGAGAGGATGGGACGACGATTCGTCGGCGGCGCGAGTGCATTCATGAGGCCTGCGGGCGGCGCTTTACCACCTATGAGCGGGTGGAGCAGCGGCCGCTCATGGTCGTGAAAAAGGACCAGAAGCGGGAAGAGTTTTCGCGCGACAAGCTGTACCGCGGCATCATGAAGGCGTGCGAAAAGCGTCCCATCCCTGCGGAGACGCTGGAGGCGGTGTGTGACGAGATCGAGCGAAAGCTGCGGCTCGAGTACGAACGCGAAGTGCCGTCTTCGGTCATCGGGGAGCGCGTGATGGATGCGCTCCGGGAGCTCGACGGCGTGGCGTACGTGCGATTCGCGAGCGTGTATCGGGAATTTCGCGATGTCGAGACGCTGCTGAAGGAAGTGCTTGCGCTCATCGGCGATCGGGCGCGCGCGGTGGAACGGCCGGCGCAGGCGGACAAGCCCTCCGGCGACGGAACGTCGTTCGCGCGTGGATAG
- a CDS encoding HAD-IIA family hydrolase, which translates to MSRASLPGEMSPEAFWHSGFKGALLDLDGTLFRGRAVIEGAPEFVRTLRSRGIQPIFFTNNSSRTPVQVAAFLRDLGIGAHPEEVATSAQAAAFLIRQRTSAACQGEPPMVAFVGGPGLEEALRDEGLEPRRARADELRAEWVNRAAAVAVGLAPDACYGDLALLARVAHRVGWMVLTNPDRRLPVEDGFMPGNGALGAFVQTASSAEVFVTGKPDPSFVDYALHRFHLRRDEVVIVGDNVETDVAAGRAAGLATVWVRSGLGGEIDPAHPPEWTVDSVASLLPHH; encoded by the coding sequence ATGTCTCGTGCGTCATTGCCAGGGGAGATGTCTCCTGAAGCATTCTGGCATTCGGGGTTCAAAGGCGCGCTCCTGGACCTCGACGGCACCTTGTTTCGCGGGCGAGCCGTGATCGAGGGGGCTCCCGAGTTTGTTCGCACCCTTCGCTCGCGGGGCATTCAACCCATCTTTTTTACCAACAACTCGTCGAGAACGCCTGTTCAGGTCGCCGCGTTTTTGCGCGATCTCGGCATCGGTGCCCATCCTGAGGAAGTGGCTACGTCCGCCCAGGCGGCTGCCTTCCTGATTCGTCAACGAACGTCCGCCGCATGTCAAGGCGAGCCGCCGATGGTCGCGTTTGTCGGCGGTCCCGGTTTGGAAGAGGCGCTTCGCGATGAGGGGCTCGAGCCGCGAAGGGCCCGGGCGGACGAACTGCGGGCAGAATGGGTGAATCGTGCCGCCGCCGTGGCGGTGGGGCTCGCACCGGACGCTTGCTATGGCGACCTTGCGCTTCTTGCGCGCGTCGCGCATCGCGTCGGCTGGATGGTCCTGACGAATCCGGATCGACGGTTGCCCGTCGAGGACGGCTTCATGCCCGGCAACGGAGCGCTCGGCGCGTTTGTGCAGACGGCTTCGTCGGCCGAGGTGTTCGTGACGGGCAAACCGGATCCGTCGTTTGTCGACTATGCGCTCCACCGGTTCCATCTTCGTCGGGATGAAGTCGTCATCGTCGGAGACAACGTGGAGACGGACGTGGCGGCGGGGCGGGCGGCGGGCCTTGCGACGGTGTGGGTCAGGTCCGGGCTCGGAGGCGAGATCGATCCGGCTCATCCGCCCGAGTGGACGGTCGACTCCGTGGCGTCGCTTCTTCCACACCATTGA
- a CDS encoding MBL fold metallo-hydrolase: protein MANAGPWERVLPGVWCMRVPYPNVLPYGTVNVYVIQDGGEAVIVDGGATGDHLDLVVERLRQLGIRRVAAIIATHYHVDHTAGIPELKARLRAAAFMHPLDVSAFDDKFPHAAGTFEPCPERLRAGHRELYIIHQPGHTHGHLHLWLPDAKALFVGDHLVEEGSVWVGPPDGHMADYYRALDAVMAAGADVALPGHGPLIRRPDLSAERLRERRQMREEQMLAILAEGPKTLAELTAALYPDVDPRALPFARHTVMAHLERLEEQGVVRKAMSAADWIMRYARTEE from the coding sequence TTGGCGAATGCAGGGCCTTGGGAGCGCGTACTCCCCGGCGTGTGGTGCATGCGTGTTCCGTATCCGAACGTGCTGCCGTATGGCACGGTCAATGTGTATGTGATCCAGGACGGCGGCGAGGCCGTGATCGTCGACGGAGGCGCCACAGGTGACCATCTCGACCTGGTGGTCGAACGCCTTCGGCAACTCGGCATCCGGCGCGTTGCGGCGATCATCGCGACGCACTACCACGTCGACCACACGGCGGGGATTCCGGAACTGAAGGCGCGTCTCCGTGCCGCCGCATTCATGCACCCTTTGGACGTGTCGGCTTTCGACGACAAGTTCCCGCATGCGGCGGGAACTTTTGAACCGTGCCCGGAGCGCCTGCGCGCAGGGCATCGCGAGCTCTACATCATCCACCAGCCGGGTCACACGCACGGCCATCTCCACCTGTGGCTCCCTGACGCAAAGGCGCTCTTCGTCGGCGATCACCTGGTCGAAGAGGGGTCGGTGTGGGTGGGTCCGCCGGACGGCCACATGGCGGATTACTACCGCGCGCTCGACGCCGTGATGGCAGCAGGGGCCGATGTGGCGCTGCCGGGGCACGGACCTCTCATCAGGCGCCCAGATCTCTCGGCCGAGCGCCTGCGTGAAAGGCGCCAGATGCGAGAGGAGCAGATGTTGGCGATTCTGGCGGAGGGCCCAAAGACGCTGGCCGAACTCACCGCCGCCCTCTACCCAGACGTCGACCCGCGGGCCTTGCCGTTCGCGCGTCACACCGTGATGGCGCACCTCGAGCGCCTCGAGGAGCAGGGCGTTGTCCGCAAAGCGATGTCTGCCGCGGACTGGATCATGCGATATGCACGCACTGAGGAGTGA
- a CDS encoding glycosyltransferase family 39 protein, whose amino-acid sequence MKRLSFAKDRTWIGLLAAIALVYHVYFIVKAWRQPVLLYGDAYYYDHSAHVLNALHLYAYWSWGPAAQVTPGYPLFLALVYRVAALFTPSHETAMHLAQACQHLLAVASSLLVYVIARFRLPRYASFVAALLWTVYPPVIYANDQLLTENLYIPFLLAFVWSFLVLVRDRTWQSFVAAGLLLAVTTLIRPSVAPLLAAPACLFLQRETRRAWKPMLRNYALYIATFAVTMVPWWVRNLVAMHQWITTDLDAANPLLFGSDPTFYKDTNISNGLTYAQQKALAIQRIEEGFRTHPLAYLKWYTLDKLGWLFGTPWYNSVLPQHAGLLTRLTFAYAHLHLVWVIVGAIGLAAGFGMRYVRWLSWLTVFLIVVQLPFIPINRYAYPTMPFLFVGVGTVAYLVTAWARLRKATPRRTAAP is encoded by the coding sequence GTGAAGCGCTTGTCGTTTGCCAAGGATCGGACGTGGATCGGGCTTTTGGCCGCGATCGCGCTCGTCTATCACGTGTATTTCATCGTCAAGGCGTGGCGCCAACCCGTTCTGCTGTACGGGGACGCCTATTATTATGATCATTCGGCCCACGTGCTGAACGCGCTGCACCTTTACGCGTATTGGAGTTGGGGCCCCGCTGCCCAGGTGACCCCGGGCTATCCGCTTTTCCTCGCGCTCGTGTACCGGGTGGCCGCCCTCTTCACGCCAAGCCACGAGACGGCGATGCACCTTGCCCAGGCGTGCCAGCACCTGTTGGCCGTGGCGTCGAGCCTTTTGGTCTATGTGATCGCCCGCTTTCGGCTGCCGCGCTACGCGAGTTTCGTCGCGGCGCTCCTGTGGACCGTGTATCCACCTGTCATCTACGCGAACGATCAGTTGCTCACGGAGAACCTCTATATTCCGTTTCTTCTCGCATTCGTGTGGTCGTTCCTCGTCCTGGTCAGAGACCGAACCTGGCAAAGTTTCGTCGCCGCGGGTCTGTTGCTCGCCGTGACAACGCTCATTCGCCCCAGCGTCGCGCCGCTGTTAGCAGCGCCAGCCTGCCTCTTTTTGCAGCGCGAGACGAGGCGCGCCTGGAAGCCCATGCTGAGGAATTATGCACTGTACATCGCCACCTTCGCCGTGACCATGGTACCATGGTGGGTGCGCAATCTCGTTGCCATGCACCAATGGATCACGACCGATCTCGACGCCGCGAATCCGCTCCTGTTCGGCTCGGATCCGACATTTTATAAGGACACGAACATCTCCAATGGGCTGACGTACGCGCAGCAAAAGGCCCTCGCCATTCAACGCATCGAGGAGGGCTTTCGCACGCACCCGCTGGCCTATCTCAAATGGTACACCTTGGACAAACTCGGCTGGTTGTTCGGCACGCCGTGGTACAACAGCGTGTTGCCGCAGCACGCGGGCCTGTTGACGCGGCTCACCTTCGCCTATGCCCACCTGCATCTTGTGTGGGTGATCGTCGGGGCCATCGGGCTCGCGGCGGGCTTCGGAATGCGATATGTTCGATGGCTGAGCTGGTTGACGGTCTTTCTCATCGTCGTTCAACTTCCATTTATCCCAATTAACCGGTACGCGTACCCGACCATGCCCTTTTTGTTTGTGGGTGTCGGAACCGTCGCCTACCTCGTCACAGCTTGGGCGCGACTGCGGAAGGCGACGCCGCGCCGAACCGCCGCGCCATAG
- a CDS encoding glycosyltransferase family 2 protein, whose protein sequence is MRIAVLIPCYNEELTIGKVVQDFRRELPDAEIYVYDNNSRDRTAEVAREAGAIVRRETRQGKGNVVRSMFRDIDADVYVMTDGDDTYPAEFVHDLIRPIIEGEADMCIGDRHSDGSYSKENKRPFHNFGNQLVRKLINTLFHADLRDIMTGYRAFSRRFAKTMPIQSEGFEIETEMTLHALDKRFRILEIPIQYRDRPPGSHSKLNTLSDGIRVLKTVFWIFKDYKPLAFFTAVALILFLAGLGVGIPVLYEYFSFGRIAKIPSAILAVGFMVLATNSLTCGFILDTIVRHHRDYYELLQNEFKG, encoded by the coding sequence ATGCGAATCGCAGTCCTCATCCCGTGTTACAACGAAGAACTGACCATTGGAAAAGTGGTTCAGGACTTTAGGCGCGAACTGCCCGACGCGGAGATTTACGTGTACGACAACAACTCGCGCGATCGCACCGCGGAAGTGGCGAGGGAAGCGGGCGCGATTGTGCGAAGAGAGACTCGTCAGGGCAAGGGAAACGTGGTGCGCTCGATGTTCCGCGACATCGACGCCGACGTGTACGTCATGACCGACGGAGACGACACGTACCCGGCGGAATTCGTGCACGATCTCATTCGGCCGATCATCGAAGGAGAGGCCGACATGTGCATCGGCGACCGTCACTCCGACGGCTCGTACTCCAAGGAGAACAAGCGCCCTTTCCACAACTTCGGCAACCAGTTGGTGCGGAAGCTGATCAACACCCTGTTTCACGCAGATCTCCGGGACATCATGACCGGCTACCGGGCGTTCAGCCGCCGCTTCGCCAAGACCATGCCCATCCAGAGCGAGGGCTTTGAAATCGAGACGGAAATGACGCTCCACGCGCTGGACAAGCGCTTCCGCATCCTCGAAATCCCGATCCAATACCGGGATCGGCCGCCGGGCAGCCACTCCAAGTTGAACACGCTGAGCGACGGCATCCGGGTGTTGAAGACCGTCTTTTGGATTTTCAAAGACTACAAGCCGCTCGCTTTCTTCACCGCCGTCGCCTTGATCCTGTTTTTGGCCGGCCTCGGCGTCGGCATTCCCGTGTTGTACGAGTACTTCTCGTTTGGCCGCATCGCGAAGATCCCGTCCGCCATCCTCGCGGTCGGATTCATGGTGCTGGCGACCAACAGCCTGACGTGCGGCTTTATTCTGGACACCATCGTCCGCCATCACCGCGACTACTACGAGCTCTTGCAGAACGAATTTAAAGGCTGA
- a CDS encoding EamA family transporter, whose translation MRLGYAILILLNVCLLVGGQTLWKYGLQHRDLNSLRSVIAAMFSPWVIAGIVLYVIATVIWIFLLNKLSLSLLYPLQSLAYVLAILVSIFVFHEHVPWIRWAGVLVILAGVGLVAV comes from the coding sequence ATGCGACTCGGCTACGCCATCCTCATCCTTTTGAACGTCTGCCTGCTCGTCGGCGGGCAGACGCTGTGGAAATACGGGCTGCAACATCGAGATCTCAACAGCTTGCGATCCGTCATCGCAGCCATGTTTTCGCCCTGGGTGATCGCGGGCATCGTGCTGTATGTCATCGCAACGGTGATCTGGATTTTCCTGTTGAACAAGCTGTCGTTGAGCCTGCTCTATCCCCTGCAGAGCCTCGCGTACGTGCTCGCGATTCTCGTGTCCATCTTTGTGTTTCACGAGCACGTCCCTTGGATCCGTTGGGCGGGCGTGCTCGTGATCCTGGCGGGCGTGGGCTTGGTCGCCGTGTAG
- the dapF gene encoding diaminopimelate epimerase, which translates to MQFFKMHALGNNYVFVDTARTTLPTDDLPSLARRVSDVRRGIGSDGLILVTPSDSADVGMRIWNADGSEAESCGNGLRCVARYAYERGLVDATHFSIETKAGVVAAQVHLDVEGRVRLVTIDMGEARFGTEAVPYRGADRGEDVRVEAGGARYTGTLVSMGNPHFVTLVDRVDDVDVERVGRVIESHPDFPERVNVEFVSVLAPDEIDFRVYERGSGVTFACGTGACASVAALAKKGLVRNRVTVHLLGGDLDIEIRDDGHVWMTGEAHWVCEGTYYA; encoded by the coding sequence ATGCAGTTCTTTAAGATGCACGCGCTCGGCAACAACTATGTGTTTGTCGATACGGCCCGGACAACCCTCCCCACGGACGATCTCCCGTCGCTCGCGCGTCGGGTGAGCGACGTGCGCAGAGGGATCGGCTCCGACGGCCTCATCCTTGTCACGCCCTCCGACAGCGCGGATGTCGGCATGCGGATCTGGAATGCGGACGGATCGGAGGCGGAATCCTGCGGCAACGGCCTGCGCTGTGTGGCCAGGTACGCTTATGAGCGCGGGCTGGTCGACGCCACGCACTTCTCCATTGAAACCAAGGCGGGCGTTGTCGCGGCGCAGGTGCATCTGGACGTCGAGGGGCGCGTGCGGCTTGTGACCATCGATATGGGCGAGGCTCGTTTCGGCACGGAGGCCGTCCCCTATCGCGGGGCGGATCGCGGTGAGGACGTGCGCGTGGAGGCAGGCGGCGCGCGCTATACGGGCACGCTCGTCAGCATGGGCAACCCCCACTTTGTCACGCTGGTCGATCGCGTCGACGATGTGGACGTCGAACGCGTCGGGCGCGTCATCGAGTCCCATCCCGACTTTCCCGAACGCGTGAATGTGGAGTTTGTCTCGGTGCTCGCGCCGGACGAGATCGACTTCCGCGTGTACGAGCGCGGTTCGGGCGTGACGTTCGCCTGCGGCACGGGTGCGTGCGCGAGTGTGGCGGCGCTCGCCAAAAAGGGACTCGTGCGGAACCGAGTGACGGTGCACCTTTTGGGGGGCGATCTCGACATCGAGATTCGCGACGACGGCCACGTGTGGATGACGGGAGAAGCGCACTGGGTGTGTGAAGGGACGTATTACGCGTAG
- a CDS encoding CBO0543 family protein — protein sequence MVVVCFSAAFLAVVLATRTHVYLTQYCRTVLWIAVIALMYNLVCRGYMMWYHPRWWFITDKLSQLIQIFVLFPCTTLLFLRYMPSSLGRRLLHFGLFLAIYSAFELVLVISHEIEYYHGWAFGWSILLDSCMLFVMWLHEQNWRLSLGFCGLVTSLFLAWFHVPFDT from the coding sequence GTGGTAGTCGTATGTTTCTCGGCTGCGTTTCTCGCCGTGGTCCTCGCGACGCGCACGCATGTGTACCTTACCCAGTACTGTAGGACCGTGCTTTGGATTGCCGTGATCGCCCTCATGTATAACCTGGTCTGCCGGGGATACATGATGTGGTATCACCCGAGGTGGTGGTTCATCACCGACAAGCTGTCGCAGCTCATTCAGATCTTCGTCCTGTTCCCTTGCACCACACTCTTGTTCCTTCGATACATGCCCAGTTCGCTTGGCCGGCGCCTCCTGCATTTCGGGTTGTTTCTCGCCATCTACAGTGCATTCGAGCTTGTTCTCGTGATATCGCACGAGATCGAGTATTACCACGGCTGGGCGTTTGGCTGGTCCATCCTGCTCGACTCGTGCATGCTGTTCGTGATGTGGTTGCACGAGCAAAATTGGCGGCTTTCGCTCGGGTTCTGCGGACTTGTCACATCCCTGTTTCTCGCCTGGTTTCACGTCCCTTTCGATACCTGA